One segment of Paenibacillus sp. FSL R7-0337 DNA contains the following:
- a CDS encoding acyl-CoA dehydrogenase family protein encodes MRTITAHKKETAPLNYLSDEEKKFQNHVKHFAQIEVSPLIHQMDNDAKMDKGLINSLFTEGLMNIEIPEAYGGSAHPFFYSILAIEEMAIVDPAVAVFIDVHNTLVVNALIRWGTELQKERFLPRLANGTVGAFSITEEEAGSDAASLTCRAEKVDNGYILNGKKHWVTNAAEAELFIMFAKVPSSNPAQSSSSGHLTAFIIDKNVSEGITVCEPQLKMGIRASSTCDMIMDNVFVPDENVLGSRSKGLMILLETLSDGRIGISAQMLGLAQGAFDEAVKYSGERIQFGEYISTYQGVHFPLAQLATEIQAVRLMIYNAVRMKQAKCNFRELVLHSSMVKLYASQVAERAASQCLEIIGGKGYMKGNVLEKLYRDAKIGTIYEGTSNIQLSNIARHYVKIK; translated from the coding sequence ATGAGAACAATAACTGCGCATAAAAAAGAAACCGCACCACTGAATTATCTTTCGGATGAGGAGAAGAAGTTTCAGAATCATGTAAAGCATTTTGCCCAGATAGAAGTTAGCCCGCTTATCCATCAAATGGATAATGACGCGAAGATGGATAAAGGACTTATAAATAGTCTGTTTACAGAAGGGCTGATGAATATAGAAATTCCTGAGGCGTATGGGGGATCAGCACATCCCTTTTTCTATTCGATCCTGGCGATTGAGGAAATGGCAATTGTTGATCCGGCAGTAGCCGTCTTTATCGATGTGCATAATACACTGGTAGTTAATGCACTTATACGCTGGGGAACCGAGTTGCAGAAAGAAAGGTTTTTGCCAAGATTGGCGAACGGCACTGTAGGTGCATTCTCCATTACGGAAGAAGAAGCGGGCAGTGATGCGGCCTCTTTGACCTGTCGGGCAGAGAAGGTAGACAACGGGTATATTTTGAACGGTAAAAAACACTGGGTAACCAATGCGGCTGAAGCCGAATTGTTCATCATGTTCGCGAAGGTTCCTTCCTCCAATCCAGCACAGTCATCCAGCAGCGGGCATTTAACCGCATTCATCATTGACAAGAACGTATCTGAAGGAATAACTGTTTGTGAGCCGCAATTAAAAATGGGAATCCGGGCAAGCTCCACCTGCGACATGATTATGGATAATGTGTTTGTACCCGATGAGAATGTTTTGGGTTCTCGAAGCAAAGGGCTAATGATCCTGCTTGAGACGTTGTCAGATGGAAGAATTGGTATAAGTGCTCAAATGTTAGGCCTTGCGCAAGGCGCTTTTGATGAAGCTGTGAAATATTCAGGAGAACGAATTCAATTTGGAGAATATATCTCCACTTATCAGGGGGTACACTTTCCTCTTGCTCAGCTGGCAACGGAAATTCAGGCAGTTCGATTAATGATCTACAATGCAGTGCGGATGAAACAAGCTAAATGTAACTTTAGAGAGCTTGTCCTTCATTCAAGCATGGTTAAGCTGTACGCTTCTCAGGTGGCGGAAAGAGCTGCCTCGCAATGCCTGGAGATTATTGGCGGGAAGGGATACATGAAAGGAAATGTATTAGAAAAGTTATATAGAGATGCTAAAATCGGAACGATTTATGAAGGCACATCGAATATACAGCTTAGTAATATAGCAAGGCATTATGTGAAAATTAAATAG
- a CDS encoding alpha/beta fold hydrolase, which translates to MKLFCFSYAGGSAMFYGNWKDYFQGVVSVIPMELPGRGSRFTEPLCRSIEEMVDDAFNKVRRQLDGSAYILFGHSMGTIVVTELINRLLLAGYYEPQHVFLSGRFPPHLGTKRPISEFPEEQFIDEIYRIGGTPRELIENKELFQMFIPILRADYRALETYSYRDRGFLWNSDITVLTGKEDATLTESDNKAWKNYTLGSCSFIEFPGGHFYLFEQAKSVTTLINETLLSRKYAERSMSY; encoded by the coding sequence ATGAAGTTATTTTGCTTTTCTTATGCAGGCGGCTCGGCCATGTTTTACGGGAACTGGAAGGATTATTTTCAAGGCGTGGTATCCGTTATTCCAATGGAATTGCCAGGTAGAGGCAGCCGTTTTACAGAACCGTTATGCCGCAGTATTGAGGAAATGGTGGATGATGCCTTTAATAAGGTTCGGAGGCAGCTGGATGGCTCTGCGTACATATTATTTGGTCACAGTATGGGGACTATTGTCGTTACTGAGCTTATTAACAGGTTATTGCTTGCAGGATACTATGAACCTCAGCATGTATTTCTCTCCGGGAGATTTCCGCCACATTTGGGTACTAAACGTCCTATAAGTGAATTCCCTGAAGAGCAGTTCATCGACGAAATCTACCGGATAGGAGGAACTCCACGGGAGCTTATTGAGAACAAGGAGTTATTTCAGATGTTCATCCCGATTTTGCGGGCCGATTATAGAGCGTTAGAAACATATTCATATAGAGATAGGGGCTTTCTCTGGAACTCGGATATCACTGTATTAACTGGGAAGGAGGATGCAACACTTACCGAATCCGATAACAAAGCCTGGAAGAACTATACTCTTGGAAGCTGTAGCTTCATCGAATTCCCGGGAGGGCATTTCTATCTTTTTGAGCAAGCCAAGAGCGTTACAACATTAATTAATGAGACACTGCTGAGCAGAAAATATGCTGAAAGGAGTATGAGTTACTAA
- a CDS encoding ATP-binding protein — protein MLKHMVYICAFIFIIVCLENGGYFLVHSSHTTSSFVVLDKPEYRLGDSPYDESGVPVWTYLDKTPWEISSSTFLSRARETEEQYVWFKIKLPDAAWKHPYLYIYRVHDRFEVYSNNKLQYASSDLKPSQQSSASWTSHYSELDEELLGHDVFFRVNSNSRHLGFEPKIMIGTNSSVIRELFYGDLDNYAAGVILGFVGFLALFVFFRYKKEPSLLHLSLFSVSGGIIAVTEQVQTRFLWNTPVLDSYLHITAISFICVPFLSLVEMMYQKQTINNKVIRVLKQGAILLFFFVITLMCFDMELLDRINYHILFSVFVFVVFSILSVTLSLSLIKRTMDQELIILSYGVFVFLLINMKDHIDHLLHSFIFLPGRGMNLQPHPVQISLPWSLLCMMMTFSIFLYRRFSKISDQNKLYLMKLEEQNEELRELNTMKDDFLFKTSHALLAPLKGMIGVADSLIEGRSGYLDEVIKKSLSMIVISGKRLTNLVDGILDFTKLKYEITTLDRKAISLREIAELVILSCRTQLQGKPVKIASRIDPNVPLVDADEGRVQQIIYYLIETAIKSTNWGNIEISSKVIEGYVQIEIRDTGVGITPERCEIIESCVEADTQFFADGGGEEVGLVIAKHLVQSHGGDFHLISDLGAGTTVIFTLPIFSEPNGCSVHLPEEGIAADTYDMTDPAAEHNLPNDAGYSQKTFILIVDDEPINAQALLNFLSSEQYLVMFALSGSEAIELINKGFEPDLIISDIMMPQMSGFELSQRLRQMYSPRDLPIIMLASSNLEQDLAKGLDAGVNDYLVKPVSKQELLARIKMHTQLTKSNKNIELMLSERISRIRNMLDHAGQGFLQFEDDLQVQADYSRECLAIFGFSIEQYDFPRLICPHHAENQQFVRDLLKKLFHSQLKKNQLDTYLALLPDTYEADDLLYRIQYRFFTCKQTNKKICLVTIKDITQQRLLEQHLEKERQQLRMIVQVRSNHNLFCDYLQQYREYSLSLNYLIEGRHELLLEEVMGIYKTIHTFKGYFKSFHMHTSSSNIYEMEKRLYEFTRRAHKEQGDLTTIIDELKLFDTWIQKDMELLEEIFGETFLEQAHVSENETTSLKSISEVTDLNSKELLTLAREIGKNINPLVVTGADIEINVDLHRGISQILTHLLRNCIVHGIEISGERISRGKSPYGTIQCHFSLHHDNERLHCIIMDDGQGIREDLVNNIFEEGVTTSFGLNSYAGHGLGLSVVKELIERLNGSIIVITEPGAGTEMLIDLPYLIHDYSRRKLNVY, from the coding sequence ATGCTCAAGCATATGGTATATATTTGTGCGTTTATTTTTATCATTGTTTGTTTGGAAAATGGAGGATATTTTCTTGTTCATAGTAGTCATACCACTTCCTCTTTTGTAGTACTGGACAAGCCGGAGTACCGTCTTGGCGATTCCCCTTATGATGAAAGCGGAGTACCTGTGTGGACCTATCTGGACAAAACTCCGTGGGAGATTTCTAGCTCAACGTTCCTATCCAGAGCACGAGAAACAGAAGAACAGTATGTATGGTTTAAAATTAAACTTCCAGATGCAGCTTGGAAGCATCCTTATCTGTATATTTACCGGGTTCATGATAGGTTCGAAGTATACTCTAACAATAAGCTGCAGTATGCTTCCAGTGATTTGAAGCCGTCTCAACAATCATCTGCCAGCTGGACTTCGCATTATAGTGAATTAGATGAAGAATTGCTGGGACACGATGTTTTTTTTCGTGTCAATTCAAATAGCCGACATCTTGGGTTTGAGCCCAAAATAATGATAGGCACTAATTCGAGTGTAATTAGAGAGCTTTTCTATGGGGATCTTGATAACTACGCGGCTGGTGTCATTCTAGGTTTTGTGGGTTTTTTGGCACTCTTCGTTTTTTTTCGATACAAAAAAGAACCTTCACTACTACATCTATCATTGTTTTCTGTAAGTGGTGGCATTATTGCTGTTACTGAGCAGGTGCAGACCCGTTTTTTGTGGAACACTCCGGTGCTGGATTCTTATCTCCATATTACAGCTATTTCTTTTATATGCGTACCCTTTCTCTCGCTTGTAGAAATGATGTACCAGAAGCAGACGATTAACAATAAAGTAATAAGAGTGTTAAAGCAAGGAGCTATTCTGCTGTTCTTTTTCGTAATCACATTGATGTGTTTTGATATGGAGCTACTGGACAGAATTAATTATCACATCTTGTTTTCTGTCTTTGTTTTTGTTGTGTTTTCAATTCTGAGTGTTACCTTGAGCCTTTCTCTAATCAAAAGAACAATGGATCAGGAATTGATTATATTAAGCTATGGCGTATTCGTATTTCTGCTAATCAATATGAAAGATCACATTGATCACCTCTTGCATTCTTTTATTTTTCTTCCGGGAAGAGGCATGAATTTGCAGCCTCATCCGGTACAAATTTCCTTGCCCTGGTCCTTATTGTGTATGATGATGACTTTTTCCATATTTCTGTACAGACGCTTTTCGAAAATTTCTGATCAAAATAAGCTATATTTAATGAAATTAGAGGAGCAGAATGAGGAACTACGGGAATTGAATACCATGAAAGATGACTTCTTGTTCAAGACCTCCCATGCACTGCTTGCTCCTTTAAAAGGGATGATTGGGGTTGCAGATTCACTTATAGAGGGCAGAAGCGGCTATTTAGACGAAGTGATTAAAAAGAGCTTATCCATGATTGTGATCAGCGGGAAAAGGCTGACTAATCTCGTTGACGGAATATTGGACTTTACCAAGCTTAAGTATGAAATAACAACCCTGGATCGTAAGGCCATTTCGTTAAGAGAGATAGCCGAACTGGTTATCCTTTCTTGTCGTACTCAGCTTCAGGGTAAACCAGTAAAAATTGCAAGTAGGATTGATCCCAATGTTCCGCTTGTAGATGCGGATGAAGGCCGTGTTCAGCAAATCATTTATTATCTAATCGAAACTGCTATTAAATCTACCAATTGGGGAAATATAGAGATTAGCTCGAAGGTAATCGAAGGATATGTTCAGATTGAAATTCGGGATACAGGAGTGGGGATAACGCCGGAGAGGTGTGAAATCATCGAGAGCTGTGTAGAAGCGGATACCCAATTCTTTGCTGATGGAGGAGGAGAGGAAGTAGGTCTGGTAATCGCTAAACACTTGGTTCAATCCCACGGCGGCGACTTTCATCTCATCTCAGACCTGGGAGCGGGAACCACCGTGATATTTACACTCCCCATCTTTTCGGAGCCTAACGGCTGTTCGGTTCACCTTCCTGAGGAAGGCATAGCTGCAGATACATATGATATGACGGACCCGGCTGCAGAACACAATCTGCCTAATGATGCTGGATATTCTCAGAAAACGTTTATTCTCATTGTTGATGATGAGCCAATTAATGCTCAAGCTTTGCTCAACTTTTTGTCATCTGAGCAATATCTGGTTATGTTCGCATTAAGCGGTAGTGAGGCCATTGAGCTGATCAATAAAGGATTTGAGCCTGATCTGATTATATCGGATATTATGATGCCGCAGATGTCAGGATTTGAACTCTCCCAACGATTGAGGCAGATGTATTCTCCTAGAGATCTGCCAATCATTATGTTGGCTTCCTCCAATCTTGAGCAAGACCTGGCAAAGGGCCTGGATGCCGGAGTAAACGATTATTTAGTCAAACCCGTGTCAAAGCAGGAGCTGTTGGCACGTATAAAAATGCATACCCAGTTAACCAAGAGCAACAAAAATATAGAACTTATGCTATCTGAAAGAATAAGTAGAATCAGAAACATGTTAGATCATGCGGGACAAGGATTCTTGCAATTTGAAGACGATCTTCAGGTTCAAGCGGACTACAGCCGGGAATGCCTGGCGATATTCGGTTTTTCTATTGAACAGTATGATTTCCCCAGATTAATTTGCCCGCATCATGCGGAGAATCAACAATTTGTTAGGGATCTTCTTAAGAAGCTTTTTCATTCACAACTTAAAAAAAATCAGTTAGATACCTATCTTGCCCTATTGCCGGATACGTATGAAGCAGATGATCTGCTCTATAGAATTCAGTACCGGTTCTTTACTTGCAAACAGACAAATAAAAAGATTTGCCTAGTTACCATCAAGGACATCACCCAGCAACGATTGTTGGAGCAGCATCTGGAAAAGGAACGGCAGCAATTGAGAATGATAGTACAGGTAAGAAGCAATCATAATCTCTTTTGTGATTATTTACAGCAATACCGTGAGTACTCCCTTTCTCTAAACTACCTGATTGAAGGCAGACACGAATTGTTGTTAGAGGAGGTGATGGGGATATATAAGACCATACATACGTTCAAAGGATATTTTAAATCATTTCATATGCATACAAGTTCATCCAATATTTACGAGATGGAGAAACGATTATATGAATTCACAAGGAGAGCACATAAGGAGCAAGGCGATTTAACAACAATAATAGATGAATTGAAATTATTTGATACATGGATTCAGAAGGATATGGAGCTGCTTGAAGAAATTTTTGGGGAAACCTTCTTGGAGCAGGCGCATGTGTCTGAGAATGAAACAACAAGCTTAAAAAGTATTTCAGAGGTAACAGATTTAAATTCAAAAGAATTGTTAACACTGGCAAGAGAAATTGGCAAGAACATAAATCCGTTAGTCGTTACAGGCGCGGATATTGAAATTAATGTGGACCTTCACCGCGGAATCTCACAGATCCTGACCCATCTGCTGCGAAACTGTATTGTACATGGAATTGAGATTTCGGGTGAGCGGATAAGCAGGGGCAAGAGCCCTTACGGCACCATTCAATGTCATTTTTCACTACACCACGATAATGAAAGGCTTCACTGCATAATTATGGATGACGGACAAGGCATTCGAGAAGACTTAGTCAACAATATTTTTGAAGAAGGTGTTACAACAAGCTTTGGGCTGAATTCTTATGCTGGTCATGGGCTCGGGTTATCAGTAGTCAAAGAATTGATTGAACGGCTAAATGGTTCTATTATAGTGATCACCGAACCGGGTGCAGGAACAGAAATGCTGATAGACCTTCCGTACCTTATTCATGATTATTCAAGGCGAAAGCTTAACGTATATTAA
- a CDS encoding response regulator, protein MKERYSCIVAEDDYHVRKQLIQAALGAGLNLLDSVSSGTRLMESVMKYKPDIIITDILLDRMDGLSACSNLIKQGFPLQIIVVSNSFLPEHYSIGFELNLVDFINKPIQEARLDKALRQAKTNLNEQRLLNQLLHEKAHLINIKQRYYDIDVNEDHIFFIEKTDKRLFKIYMANNSVIETSTNLEQIKEQCSPNIFIPHRSYLANIIHIQAVIPFPSIPGNHEIIYPDSHYRVPLTRRNYATYNLLKNSLL, encoded by the coding sequence ATGAAAGAACGATATTCTTGTATTGTTGCAGAAGATGACTATCATGTAAGAAAACAATTAATTCAGGCTGCCTTAGGTGCAGGACTCAATCTGCTGGATAGCGTCTCCTCGGGAACAAGATTAATGGAAAGTGTAATGAAGTACAAACCTGATATCATTATTACCGATATTCTTTTGGACAGAATGGATGGTTTATCCGCTTGCAGCAATCTAATCAAACAAGGATTCCCGCTGCAAATTATTGTGGTTTCAAACTCTTTTTTACCCGAACATTACAGTATTGGATTTGAACTGAATCTGGTGGACTTTATCAACAAGCCTATACAGGAAGCCCGACTGGACAAGGCTCTCAGGCAAGCCAAAACCAACCTTAATGAACAAAGACTTCTCAACCAGTTGCTACACGAAAAAGCACATTTGATCAATATTAAACAACGATATTACGACATAGATGTTAATGAAGACCATATTTTTTTTATAGAAAAGACAGACAAACGATTATTCAAAATTTATATGGCCAATAATTCTGTCATAGAGACCAGTACGAATCTGGAGCAGATCAAAGAGCAATGTTCTCCTAATATATTCATTCCCCACCGTAGCTATCTGGCCAATATTATACATATACAAGCAGTTATTCCGTTCCCCTCTATACCGGGAAATCACGAAATTATCTATCCAGACAGTCATTACAGGGTACCCTTGACCAGAAGGAACTACGCAACTTACAACCTATTAAAAAACAGCCTTCTGTAA
- a CDS encoding ATP-binding protein, whose product MLQKVRWRLTFINITVIGSIVLLFSLAIYWKSPRNHDALFPLLYKSLPLLLITLLLVFLGSWFIAGKALVPARKAWQRQIDFTADASHELRTPITVIQTNLELVLGNPEETVESQKKWLDNIFMENKRMTHLVNDLLMLSRADANEHPFSLVWMDLDQVLLEALIPFEPHAANADVTLVFDLEPNTYCWGDPEKLKQLIIILMDNALRYTDRSGQITVQMVKKDKTVELSVADSGVGIEAEHLEKIFDRFYRVDKARSRDGGGSGLGLAIAKWIVTKHHGHIRAVSSPGEGTAFQITLPVVRA is encoded by the coding sequence ATGCTTCAAAAGGTCAGATGGAGATTAACATTTATTAATATCACAGTAATAGGCAGTATAGTGTTATTGTTCTCACTGGCGATTTACTGGAAATCACCCCGCAATCATGATGCTTTGTTTCCTTTGCTGTATAAATCACTTCCACTTCTCCTCATTACGTTACTTCTGGTATTTCTGGGGAGCTGGTTCATTGCCGGTAAAGCGTTGGTTCCGGCGAGAAAGGCATGGCAGAGACAAATTGATTTCACAGCGGATGCTTCGCACGAACTGCGTACGCCAATCACTGTTATTCAGACGAATCTGGAGCTTGTGTTGGGCAACCCTGAGGAGACCGTTGAGAGCCAGAAAAAGTGGCTGGATAATATCTTCATGGAGAATAAAAGAATGACCCATCTGGTTAACGATCTACTGATGCTTTCACGTGCAGATGCCAATGAGCATCCCTTCTCCCTGGTGTGGATGGATCTGGATCAAGTTCTTCTTGAAGCGCTTATCCCTTTTGAACCTCATGCAGCTAATGCAGACGTTACCTTAGTTTTCGATCTTGAACCGAATACATACTGCTGGGGAGACCCAGAGAAATTAAAGCAGTTAATCATTATTTTAATGGATAACGCTCTTCGTTACACTGACCGATCCGGCCAAATTACAGTTCAAATGGTCAAGAAAGACAAGACTGTAGAACTGTCAGTGGCCGATTCCGGTGTGGGAATAGAAGCGGAACATCTGGAGAAGATTTTTGACCGCTTTTACAGGGTTGATAAAGCCAGATCAAGAGACGGTGGGGGATCCGGTCTTGGGCTTGCTATCGCCAAGTGGATTGTGACGAAGCATCACGGACATATTCGGGCAGTAAGCAGCCCGGGGGAAGGGACAGCTTTTCAAATAACGTTGCCGGTGGTTAGAGCTTAA
- a CDS encoding response regulator transcription factor, which translates to MRILLVEDEQRLSEALVYILNKNNITVDVANDGIIGQGMAEMGGYDVIVLDRMLPGKEGVDILKYLRSIQIKTPVIIVTAKDAVESRVEGLNAGADDYLIKPFSVDEFVARVRALGRRSEAAFTDNKVKIAALTFDPLLGEAICDSTTIKFTQKEAQLLDLLIRNQGHVLTKEQILERVWGFDTDVEMSSVEIYIYYLRKKLIPNACGITINTVRGVGYCLKEA; encoded by the coding sequence GTGAGGATTTTATTAGTGGAAGATGAGCAGAGACTTTCCGAAGCCTTAGTGTATATTTTGAATAAGAATAATATTACGGTGGATGTAGCGAATGACGGAATTATAGGTCAAGGTATGGCTGAGATGGGAGGGTATGATGTAATTGTTTTGGATCGGATGCTTCCTGGCAAGGAGGGAGTAGATATTTTGAAATATCTGCGCTCCATCCAAATTAAGACTCCTGTGATTATCGTGACGGCTAAAGATGCCGTGGAGTCCAGGGTAGAGGGACTGAATGCAGGGGCCGATGATTATCTGATCAAGCCATTCTCCGTGGATGAGTTCGTAGCCAGAGTACGGGCGCTCGGTAGGCGCTCTGAAGCTGCTTTTACAGACAATAAGGTCAAGATTGCCGCACTAACTTTTGATCCGTTGCTGGGTGAAGCTATCTGTGATTCTACTACTATAAAATTCACACAAAAAGAGGCACAACTGTTGGATTTGCTTATCCGTAACCAAGGACATGTACTGACCAAAGAACAAATCCTGGAGCGGGTCTGGGGATTCGATACTGACGTCGAGATGAGCAGCGTGGAAATCTATATCTATTATTTACGTAAGAAACTGATCCCCAATGCATGTGGAATTACCATTAATACCGTGCGGGGCGTGGGCTACTGCCTGAAGGAGGCCTAA
- a CDS encoding cation-translocating P-type ATPase, with the protein MEYYRRNISETLEEVGSSASGLTSAEVDNRLAKEGYNELKGKAKDPLWKLFLENFKDPMVIVLLIAATVQIVMGHIMESVIIFVVLILNAVISVVQTRKAESSLDALRKMSAPEAKVMRDGALLSIPARELVRGDIVFLEAGDYVPADGRIIESGSLRIDEGMLTGESEAVDKHTDPIPQEAPLGDRRNMAFSGSLVVYGRGTLVITGTALGTELGKIAGLIESAEAKQTPLQRKLESFGKKLGIAVLLLSVLIFAIQAARVWLSNDTVDTTEAILNALMFAVAVAVAAIPEALSSIVTIVLSVGTNKMARQHAIIRKLPAVEALGSTSVICTDKTGTLTQNKMTVVDYFLPGGPEEQFKLKADDWSEEARKLLHIAVLCNDSNINEEGKELGDPTEVALIAFSNNKDRDYREIRDNFPREAELPFDSERKLMTTLHTFEGQKALLTKGGPDVLFSRCSHVLLEGQEVPLSEEVLECFNEANEQFSSRALRVLAYAYKNVPDTVTEVGLEDEQDLVLVGLSAMIDPPREAVYGSIAESNKAGIRTIMITGDHKTTAQAIGRDIGLMAEDEIAVTGQELDAMSEEELDSRLEQIGVYARVSPENKIRIVRAWQRKGKITAMTGDGVNDAPALKQADIGVAMGSGTDVAKDSAAMILTDDNFVSIVNAVAVGRTVFDNIKKAIAYLFAGNLGAIIAILFALIFDWINPFTAIQLLFINLANDSLPAIALGMEKAEPDVMSRKPRDISEGIFAGGMMQAVITRGLLIGIAVIISQYIGLQHSDEMGIAMAFTTLILARTLQTFAARSNSQTSVEAGFFSNKYVIGAVMICFAFYGIAVLPGVREIFSIPATFGMNHWLTATGLALGAVIVMELAKLIRRLRPAKQAG; encoded by the coding sequence ATGGAATATTACCGCCGCAATATATCAGAAACCCTGGAAGAAGTAGGCAGTTCCGCAAGCGGGCTTACGTCTGCTGAAGTAGATAACCGGCTGGCCAAGGAAGGCTACAATGAGTTGAAGGGCAAAGCGAAGGACCCGCTCTGGAAGCTGTTTCTGGAGAATTTCAAAGATCCTATGGTCATTGTGCTGCTCATCGCGGCTACAGTTCAGATCGTAATGGGACATATTATGGAATCCGTCATCATCTTCGTGGTGCTGATTCTGAATGCTGTAATCAGTGTGGTGCAGACCCGGAAGGCGGAGAGCTCACTGGACGCCCTGCGCAAAATGTCCGCACCCGAAGCCAAGGTCATGCGGGACGGGGCCTTACTGTCGATTCCGGCCAGGGAGCTGGTCCGGGGCGACATCGTCTTCCTGGAGGCTGGCGATTATGTGCCTGCGGATGGACGGATTATTGAATCCGGGAGTCTGCGGATTGACGAGGGCATGTTGACCGGCGAATCTGAAGCCGTGGATAAGCATACCGACCCTATCCCTCAGGAGGCTCCGCTGGGCGACCGGCGCAACATGGCCTTCAGCGGCTCACTGGTCGTCTATGGCCGGGGAACACTGGTGATTACAGGAACGGCACTCGGCACCGAGCTCGGGAAGATTGCCGGGCTGATCGAGAGTGCTGAAGCCAAGCAGACGCCCCTGCAGCGCAAGCTGGAGAGCTTCGGCAAAAAGCTGGGAATCGCTGTCCTGTTGCTGTCTGTGCTGATCTTCGCCATTCAGGCCGCACGCGTCTGGCTCTCGAATGACACGGTGGACACCACCGAAGCCATCCTGAATGCCCTGATGTTCGCTGTAGCAGTAGCCGTCGCCGCTATCCCCGAAGCGTTGTCTTCTATCGTAACCATTGTGCTCTCCGTGGGCACGAACAAGATGGCCCGTCAGCATGCTATTATCCGTAAGCTGCCTGCAGTAGAGGCACTGGGATCAACGAGTGTCATCTGTACGGACAAGACCGGAACACTAACCCAGAATAAGATGACGGTTGTCGATTATTTCCTCCCTGGAGGGCCGGAGGAGCAGTTCAAGCTGAAGGCCGATGACTGGTCGGAAGAAGCACGCAAGCTGCTGCACATCGCCGTACTCTGTAACGATTCCAATATTAATGAAGAAGGCAAGGAGCTGGGCGACCCGACCGAGGTAGCACTGATTGCCTTCAGCAACAACAAGGACAGGGATTACCGCGAGATCCGCGATAATTTCCCGCGCGAGGCCGAGCTGCCGTTCGATTCGGAACGAAAGCTAATGACCACGCTGCATACGTTCGAAGGACAGAAGGCCCTGCTTACCAAAGGCGGCCCGGATGTTCTGTTCAGCAGATGTTCCCATGTCCTGCTGGAGGGCCAGGAGGTTCCGCTGTCAGAGGAGGTCCTGGAATGCTTCAATGAAGCCAACGAACAGTTCTCCAGCAGAGCACTGCGCGTGCTTGCTTACGCCTATAAGAATGTACCGGACACGGTGACAGAGGTGGGCCTTGAAGATGAACAGGACCTGGTTCTGGTCGGCCTGTCGGCGATGATTGACCCGCCGCGCGAAGCCGTATATGGCTCTATTGCCGAGTCGAACAAAGCAGGTATCCGCACGATTATGATCACCGGGGACCATAAGACCACCGCCCAGGCGATCGGCCGCGACATTGGACTGATGGCGGAGGACGAAATCGCCGTCACTGGCCAGGAGCTGGACGCGATGTCCGAAGAGGAGCTGGACAGCAGGCTGGAGCAGATCGGCGTCTATGCCCGCGTCTCCCCGGAGAACAAGATCCGGATCGTCCGGGCCTGGCAGCGCAAGGGTAAAATCACCGCCATGACTGGTGACGGTGTCAATGATGCCCCTGCACTGAAGCAAGCCGATATCGGGGTTGCGATGGGCAGCGGAACCGATGTCGCTAAGGATTCGGCAGCTATGATCCTCACCGATGATAACTTCGTATCGATTGTAAATGCAGTGGCCGTTGGCCGGACAGTGTTCGATAACATTAAGAAGGCGATCGCCTATCTGTTCGCGGGCAATCTGGGTGCGATTATCGCCATCCTGTTCGCCCTGATCTTCGACTGGATCAATCCGTTCACGGCCATTCAGCTGTTGTTCATTAACCTGGCGAATGACTCCCTCCCGGCGATTGCGCTAGGCATGGAAAAGGCCGAGCCGGATGTAATGAGCCGCAAGCCGCGGGACATCAGCGAAGGCATCTTTGCAGGCGGGATGATGCAGGCAGTGATTACCCGTGGTCTGCTAATCGGGATTGCCGTGATTATCTCCCAGTATATCGGGCTGCAGCATTCGGATGAAATGGGAATTGCGATGGCCTTCACCACACTCATTCTGGCGCGCACCCTGCAGACCTTCGCAGCCCGCTCCAACAGCCAGACTTCTGTGGAAGCCGGATTCTTCAGCAACAAATATGTAATCGGCGCGGTCATGATCTGCTTCGCCTTCTATGGCATTGCGGTCCTGCCTGGTGTCCGTGAGATCTTCTCAATCCCTGCCACGTTCGGAATGAACCACTGGCTGACCGCCACCGGACTCGCCCTAGGCGCAGTCATTGTGATGGAGCTGGCGAAGCTGATCCGCCGCCTCCGGCCTGCGAAGCAGGCCGGATAG